A section of the Metabacillus endolithicus genome encodes:
- a CDS encoding VanW family protein produces the protein MRKKYVSTLIFLFMMTGCSSNVVNGNEKDEPLPVKSLAMNSFQLAEKQVEFQVQLLHPETQKILYSFSPSLNQKSEAYEEEVRHIANDLAESLDQPMIPVKYTSNGGLTEGTSRVLLNEEKLVEMLLNVHALDKTLDLPIEVMSPNVSAETVKNIDEVVIGHYKTSFNPNVTGRSQNIFLSANEINQIVLGPGDRFYFNLVVGERTAAKGYQKAKEIVDKEFVEGIGGGICQTSSTLYNAVANAGLEVLEVNSHSRSVGYVPTGKDATVSWGGPDFKFMNDKDFPVMIKTFVNKQSGTIEVQVVASKDDASKV, from the coding sequence ATGCGTAAGAAATATGTTTCAACGTTGATTTTCTTGTTCATGATGACGGGTTGTAGTTCGAATGTAGTTAATGGCAATGAAAAAGATGAACCTTTACCAGTGAAGAGCTTGGCAATGAATAGTTTTCAATTAGCAGAAAAACAAGTGGAATTTCAAGTTCAATTGCTGCATCCTGAAACACAAAAAATATTATATTCCTTTTCACCTTCACTAAATCAAAAGTCGGAAGCTTATGAGGAAGAAGTAAGGCATATTGCGAATGATTTAGCTGAAAGTCTTGATCAACCGATGATACCAGTGAAGTATACGAGCAACGGTGGTTTAACAGAAGGAACAAGTCGTGTTCTACTAAATGAAGAAAAATTAGTTGAAATGTTATTGAATGTTCATGCGCTTGATAAAACATTAGATCTACCTATTGAAGTGATGTCGCCGAATGTATCAGCAGAAACTGTAAAAAATATTGACGAAGTAGTTATTGGACATTATAAAACATCTTTTAATCCTAACGTAACGGGTCGCTCACAAAATATATTTTTATCAGCAAATGAGATTAATCAAATTGTATTGGGTCCAGGCGATCGCTTTTATTTTAATTTAGTTGTTGGTGAACGTACTGCTGCAAAAGGTTATCAAAAAGCAAAAGAAATTGTAGATAAAGAATTTGTTGAAGGAATTGGTGGGGGAATTTGTCAAACTTCTTCTACTTTATATAATGCAGTTGCAAATGCAGGATTGGAAGTTTTAGAAGTTAACTCACATTCAAGATCTGTTGGGTATGTTCCTACCGGGAAGGATGCAACAGTATCCTGGGGAGGTCCAGATTTTAAATTTATGAATGATAAAGACTTCCCAGTTATGATTAAAACATTTGTGAATAAACAGTCTGGAACAATAGAGGTTCAAGTAGTTGCTTCAAAGGATGATGCATCAAAGGTTTAA
- a CDS encoding branched-chain amino acid aminotransferase, whose protein sequence is MTKTKIDVTLSATRKEKPKSDQLEFGRVFTDHMFVMDYSPAKGWHDPKIVPYEPITLSPASMVFHYGQTVFEGLKAYRTKEDKVLLFRPEKNMERLNLSNDRLCIPRIDGEFVIEALKQLVSIEKDWIPTAEGTSLYIRPFIIPTEYYLGVAPSKFYRFMIILSPVGSYYKEGIHPVKIYVENHYVRAVEGGTGKAKTGGNYASSLRAQEEAAQKGYSQVLWLDGVEKKYIEEVGSMNIFFKINGEVVTPEVNGSILEGVTRKSILELLKSWETPVSERKISMEEVYQAYKDGQLEEAFGTGTAAVISPIGEFLYDDNKIVINNGETGELSKKLYDTLTGIQKGTKQDPFNWVTEVK, encoded by the coding sequence ATGACAAAAACAAAAATTGATGTAACACTTAGTGCAACACGAAAAGAAAAGCCCAAATCAGATCAGTTAGAGTTTGGCCGCGTTTTTACTGATCATATGTTTGTAATGGATTATAGCCCGGCAAAAGGATGGCATGACCCAAAAATTGTTCCATACGAACCAATTACACTTAGTCCAGCTTCAATGGTCTTCCACTACGGGCAAACAGTATTTGAAGGGTTAAAGGCATATCGTACGAAAGAAGATAAAGTATTATTGTTCAGACCTGAGAAAAATATGGAAAGACTTAATTTATCAAATGATCGACTTTGTATTCCTCGAATTGATGGCGAGTTTGTCATTGAGGCCCTAAAACAGCTTGTTTCGATTGAAAAGGATTGGATTCCTACTGCCGAAGGAACTTCTCTTTATATTAGACCATTTATTATCCCAACAGAGTATTACTTAGGGGTAGCTCCATCGAAGTTTTACCGATTTATGATTATTCTTTCTCCTGTAGGTTCGTATTATAAAGAAGGAATTCATCCGGTAAAAATATACGTTGAGAACCATTACGTTCGTGCTGTTGAAGGTGGAACAGGGAAAGCTAAAACCGGCGGTAACTACGCTTCAAGCCTAAGAGCCCAAGAAGAGGCTGCACAAAAGGGCTACTCACAAGTTTTATGGTTAGATGGAGTTGAGAAGAAATATATAGAAGAAGTAGGAAGTATGAATATTTTCTTTAAAATTAATGGGGAAGTTGTTACACCTGAAGTGAATGGCAGTATTTTAGAGGGAGTAACAAGAAAATCAATCCTAGAATTACTAAAATCATGGGAAACCCCTGTATCTGAGCGAAAAATATCAATGGAAGAAGTGTATCAGGCATATAAAGATGGACAATTAGAAGAGGCTTTTGGTACTGGTACTGCAGCTGTTATTTCTCCAATTGGTGAATTCTTATATGACGATAATAAAATTGTAATTAATAACGGAGAAACTGGTGAATTATCTAAAAAACTTTATGATACATTAACTGGCATCCAAAAAGGTACGAAGCAGGATCCATTTAATTGGGTTACTGAAGTAAAATAA
- a CDS encoding MerR family transcriptional regulator, whose protein sequence is MGTVCELTGLSERRIRYYEERKLIFPDRTSTGFRKYSFSDIEKLMDIAEKVEEGVQTDEIRRDYKKKETDADLKKKMIRGQLNSHFQRSGFK, encoded by the coding sequence ATGGGTACTGTGTGTGAATTGACCGGGTTATCAGAAAGAAGAATCCGTTATTATGAGGAAAGAAAATTAATTTTTCCAGATCGTACGTCAACTGGATTTCGTAAGTATTCTTTTTCTGATATTGAGAAATTAATGGACATTGCTGAAAAAGTGGAGGAAGGCGTTCAAACCGATGAAATCCGTAGAGACTACAAAAAGAAAGAAACTGATGCTGATCTAAAGAAAAAAATGATTCGCGGTCAATTAAACTCACATTTTCAAAGAAGTGGCTTTAAGTAA
- a CDS encoding MFS transporter, producing the protein MDQQANTNVISLQKEKIWTRDFVLICLSNFFIFLGFQMTLPTIPLFVKELGGNDQLIGVVVGIFTFSALLVRSYAGHALESKGRKFVYLTGLIIFIISAGSFGFLPTIAFLFFMRVIQGIGWGFSTTASGTIASDIIPPKRRGEGMGYYGLSGNIALAFGPSLGLSLAGMITFKQLFLICAFLGVVALILSSRIQYKQVEKSQQTTKKDKWDFYEKSALQPAMLLFFITVTFGGIASFLPLYAEQKGILGIQWYFLVFAIALMASRTFAGKIYDRKGHQAVFIPGAVFIMIAMVLLSWLPSTTILLTAAVLYGIGFGSVQPALQAWSIEKAPKNRRGMANATFFSSFDLGVGIGALLFGQIGHVFGYHTIYQTSAISVSISIILYIVLLVKKTKS; encoded by the coding sequence TTGGATCAACAAGCTAATACAAACGTAATTTCATTACAGAAAGAAAAGATTTGGACGCGGGATTTTGTATTGATTTGTTTATCAAACTTTTTCATCTTTCTTGGGTTTCAGATGACGTTACCAACTATTCCTCTTTTTGTTAAGGAGCTTGGCGGAAATGATCAGTTAATAGGAGTTGTTGTTGGAATTTTCACATTTTCTGCATTACTTGTAAGATCATATGCTGGTCACGCTTTGGAATCAAAAGGAAGAAAGTTTGTTTATTTAACCGGTTTAATTATTTTTATCATTTCTGCAGGCTCGTTCGGATTTCTGCCTACTATTGCTTTTTTATTTTTTATGAGAGTTATTCAAGGTATTGGCTGGGGTTTTTCAACTACAGCCTCTGGCACAATTGCTAGTGATATTATCCCTCCTAAGCGACGTGGAGAAGGTATGGGTTACTATGGTTTATCAGGTAATATTGCTTTGGCTTTTGGTCCTTCTCTAGGACTCAGTTTGGCAGGAATGATAACATTTAAACAATTATTTCTTATTTGTGCTTTCTTAGGGGTTGTAGCATTAATTCTGTCTTCACGAATACAGTATAAACAGGTGGAAAAGTCACAGCAAACGACAAAGAAAGATAAATGGGATTTTTATGAAAAAAGTGCACTTCAGCCAGCTATGCTTTTGTTTTTTATTACTGTAACATTTGGAGGAATTGCATCTTTCTTACCTTTATATGCTGAACAAAAGGGGATATTAGGGATTCAATGGTATTTCCTTGTATTTGCTATTGCTCTAATGGCATCAAGAACGTTCGCAGGAAAAATATATGATCGTAAAGGCCATCAGGCTGTTTTTATTCCAGGAGCTGTATTCATTATGATCGCAATGGTCTTGTTGTCATGGCTCCCAAGCACAACCATTTTATTAACAGCTGCAGTATTGTATGGAATTGGATTTGGTTCTGTTCAACCGGCACTTCAAGCATGGTCAATTGAAAAAGCACCTAAAAATAGGAGAGGGATGGCCAATGCAACTTTTTTTTCATCCTTTGATCTTGGTGTTGGAATTGGTGCACTTTTGTTTGGGCAAATTGGTCATGTTTTTGGTTATCATACAATCTACCAAACATCAGCTATTTCAGTTAGTATCTCAATAATTTTATATATTGTACTTCTTGTCAAAAAGACAAAAAGCTAG
- a CDS encoding TIM barrel protein: protein MADCCGSIGVVVHFGSQISKTDPLASYQLMIEMLNLILSKWDGQTLLLLENSAGKSGALGTTLEELVQVRNLTDYPEKIGFCLDTCHAYASGLWSGKNHEELWGKASELKFI from the coding sequence ATTGCTGATTGTTGTGGCTCAATTGGAGTCGTTGTTCATTTTGGAAGTCAAATTAGTAAAACTGACCCGCTCGCCAGTTATCAATTAATGATTGAAATGCTTAATCTTATTCTAAGTAAGTGGGACGGACAAACTCTATTGTTACTCGAGAATAGCGCAGGGAAATCAGGAGCACTGGGCACAACATTAGAGGAACTTGTCCAGGTTCGGAACTTAACAGATTATCCTGAAAAAATCGGATTTTGTTTAGATACCTGTCATGCTTATGCAAGTGGACTTTGGTCGGGAAAGAATCATGAAGAATTGTGGGGTAAAGCATCAGAATTGAAATTTATCTAA
- a CDS encoding NAD(P)H-dependent oxidoreductase gives MTEKTITKETILEAFSSRHATKEFDPNKTISEDDFRYILETARLSPSSVGYEPWKFLVVQNPGLREKLREVAWGAQGQLPTASHFVIILARTIKDTKYDSDYVKNQMLNVKNFPPELFDQVKERYKNFQEHDLKLLENDRTMFDWASKQTYIALANMMTSAALIGIDSCPIEGFDFDKVQKILEDEELLEDGHLAVSVMVAFGYRAKEPRPKTRKAMEDIVQFID, from the coding sequence ATGACAGAAAAAACGATAACAAAAGAAACGATTCTTGAAGCATTTAGCTCACGTCATGCAACAAAAGAATTTGATCCAAATAAAACAATATCAGAAGATGATTTTCGTTATATACTGGAAACTGCAAGGCTATCTCCAAGCTCCGTTGGATATGAACCTTGGAAATTTCTTGTTGTACAAAATCCGGGGTTAAGAGAGAAGTTAAGAGAAGTTGCATGGGGTGCGCAAGGACAGCTCCCAACTGCGAGCCATTTTGTGATTATCCTTGCAAGAACAATAAAAGATACAAAATACGATTCAGATTATGTGAAAAATCAGATGCTAAACGTTAAGAATTTCCCACCTGAATTATTCGATCAAGTGAAAGAGCGTTATAAAAACTTTCAGGAACATGATCTCAAGCTACTAGAAAATGATCGAACAATGTTTGACTGGGCAAGTAAACAAACGTATATTGCGTTGGCAAATATGATGACGTCAGCAGCTTTAATAGGGATTGATTCATGCCCAATCGAAGGATTTGATTTTGATAAAGTTCAAAAAATATTAGAAGACGAAGAGCTATTAGAAGATGGTCATCTAGCTGTTTCCGTAATGGTTGCTTTCGGATATCGTGCAAAAGAACCTCGACCAAAAACAAGAAAAGCGATGGAGGATATTGTTCAATTTATTGATTAA
- a CDS encoding metallophosphoesterase family protein has translation MKIAFISDIHGNAVALEAVLQDIKKKEIDKVYVLGDICYRGPEPEKSLSLVRHLHTKVIKGNADEWVVRGVNEGEVAAQALEMMNKERDWTFERLQSGDIDYLNTLPHSLAIEENGVKIHAFHATPSSLFDIVSPEAKEEDIKEKLMSKVDSHIYFYGHIHKPYIRYINGRVVMNIGSTGLPFDGLTKASYGLLKINESGISTSIERVDYDVEKVIKQYQDSGYPNAEMMINILRNASL, from the coding sequence ATGAAAATAGCATTTATTTCAGATATTCACGGAAATGCGGTTGCTCTTGAAGCTGTCTTACAGGATATAAAAAAGAAGGAAATTGATAAAGTATATGTATTAGGGGACATTTGTTATCGTGGACCTGAACCGGAGAAATCATTATCTTTAGTACGTCACTTACATACAAAGGTCATAAAGGGAAATGCAGATGAATGGGTTGTTCGGGGAGTTAATGAAGGTGAAGTAGCTGCTCAAGCTCTTGAGATGATGAATAAAGAGAGAGACTGGACATTTGAACGATTGCAATCAGGAGATATTGATTATTTAAATACACTCCCACATTCTCTTGCTATAGAAGAAAATGGGGTTAAAATACATGCATTTCATGCAACACCAAGCAGTTTATTTGATATTGTATCACCTGAGGCGAAAGAAGAAGACATAAAAGAAAAACTAATGTCTAAAGTTGATTCACATATTTATTTTTATGGTCACATTCATAAACCATATATACGATACATTAACGGTAGAGTAGTTATGAATATAGGCAGTACTGGCCTTCCATTTGATGGTTTAACAAAAGCTTCCTATGGCTTGCTTAAGATAAATGAAAGTGGAATTAGTACATCGATTGAGCGGGTTGATTATGATGTTGAGAAGGTTATAAAACAATATCAAGATTCAGGATATCCTAATGCTGAGATGATGATAAATATTTTAAGAAATGCAAGCTTATAA
- the yyaC gene encoding spore protease YyaC — protein sequence MVDQCSTIKNSMLDGIFPYNDKLAPLYIRNSLFTLIPKGTEHIYVIGIGSNQISGDSLGPFVGTLLNEKFPDHLTVLGNLQFPLDALTLEKEYGSISLPNNSFIIAIDSVLGSRKIVNSIVIRKGALRPGEGLGKILPAIGDCSIMGVIQENDSSLHSSLFHTNLHLIYTMTTTIAKGISLAVRQYFQYPSNYPILL from the coding sequence ATGGTTGATCAATGTTCAACTATTAAGAATTCAATGTTAGATGGAATTTTTCCATATAATGATAAGTTAGCTCCATTATATATACGAAACTCTTTATTTACTCTTATTCCAAAAGGTACAGAGCATATATATGTTATTGGAATTGGCTCAAATCAAATTAGTGGTGATAGTCTAGGTCCCTTTGTTGGAACTCTTTTGAATGAGAAATTCCCAGACCATTTAACAGTCTTAGGAAACCTGCAATTCCCATTGGATGCATTAACGTTAGAAAAAGAGTACGGAAGCATCTCTCTGCCTAATAATAGCTTTATAATTGCTATTGACAGTGTACTTGGTTCGAGAAAAATCGTAAATTCCATTGTTATTCGAAAAGGGGCATTACGACCAGGAGAGGGACTAGGGAAAATACTCCCTGCTATTGGAGATTGCAGTATTATGGGTGTTATTCAAGAAAACGATTCCTCCCTGCATTCTTCGTTGTTTCATACAAACTTACACCTTATCTATACGATGACAACAACAATTGCTAAAGGAATTTCTCTTGCGGTCAGACAATATTTCCAATATCCTTCAAATTATCCTATATTACTCTAA
- a CDS encoding SRPBCC family protein — translation MPSDLYKVEVDQPINAIWEFVSVMDHWAPLVPGYIEHEIINDSESTWKFKTDLGVIKKKIHLKVDITGWNEIQKSHV, via the coding sequence ATGCCAAGTGATTTATATAAGGTAGAAGTAGATCAGCCTATTAATGCCATTTGGGAGTTTGTTAGTGTGATGGACCATTGGGCACCACTAGTACCGGGTTATATTGAACATGAAATAATAAACGATTCAGAATCAACTTGGAAATTTAAAACAGATTTAGGTGTAATAAAGAAAAAAATTCATTTAAAAGTCGATATTACCGGATGGAATGAAATTCAAAAAAGTCATGTTTAA
- a CDS encoding electron transport protein: MRKAVLILSVFIIGLIGVVTYFSIVGFQYAYLPPDEVVHNKESDKLIDVKNVSYIQDESSEELIELGKKLFYEETFGNEVFFSDIMGMFDGTFTLMNVGKAIVKLNGKGTDNLLVEAAETVKIGDRTIEKGELIETGLDVPKGAVTPLGVKFVYEKGNIKAGISCAVCHSSLNEQKEVVHGMTNSDLAIGLLVAMSSNSASYFSHTEMESIKEFVSTNDRLVESTKGGRVALPDIKKLEDFVDREVMKWPKGSNDTTIDFKNNPVQILDVYTKGDHPYGWSGQGQIGPFKGLSAAINNAHAQNMDTLSQTTISNEILNIDKELYLGTILQNAARKKYRYDPESGEKPSEFFAKVDPTPGAEGVNTLIPAPTYPRPSFVTSVGLFSSSDGYKAWEQQNAMSAFMNSLYPPKTNIKSDEKTVEEGRRVFVKAGCITCHGGNYLTNNKLIPTEEIKTDNSRAKGFQAAENYFSLPSIYDPSTPVPLPENPVVMEIPLTKEQNEQLRLGWAQGGTNGAYKTTSLIGLNWSAPYLHDGGVAVGKDLVNEVGVPGTILSNKKPDPRNSLLAMIDSSLRKKVIKTNNENHNLKTAHVSGKGHEFWVDSSTGFTKEQQQALIDYLLKVSD, encoded by the coding sequence TTGCGAAAAGCTGTCCTCATATTATCTGTATTTATCATTGGATTAATAGGTGTTGTTACATATTTTTCGATAGTTGGATTCCAATATGCCTATCTCCCTCCTGATGAAGTAGTTCACAATAAAGAATCAGATAAACTTATCGATGTGAAAAATGTTTCTTACATACAAGATGAGAGTTCTGAAGAGCTTATTGAGCTAGGGAAAAAGCTGTTTTATGAAGAAACATTTGGTAATGAAGTATTTTTTTCAGATATTATGGGGATGTTTGATGGAACATTTACTCTAATGAATGTAGGAAAAGCGATAGTAAAGCTAAATGGAAAAGGCACTGATAATTTATTAGTGGAGGCTGCTGAAACGGTAAAAATTGGTGACCGGACGATTGAAAAGGGAGAGTTAATTGAAACAGGACTTGATGTACCAAAAGGTGCTGTGACTCCACTTGGTGTCAAATTCGTATATGAAAAGGGAAATATTAAAGCCGGAATAAGTTGTGCTGTTTGTCATTCCTCCTTAAACGAACAAAAAGAAGTTGTACATGGAATGACAAACAGTGATTTAGCTATTGGTTTACTTGTAGCTATGTCATCAAATTCAGCATCGTATTTTTCACATACAGAAATGGAAAGTATCAAAGAATTTGTTTCAACAAACGACCGACTAGTTGAAAGTACAAAAGGTGGAAGAGTTGCACTTCCTGATATTAAAAAACTAGAAGACTTTGTTGACAGAGAAGTCATGAAGTGGCCAAAAGGAAGTAATGATACAACCATTGACTTTAAAAATAACCCAGTACAAATTTTAGATGTTTATACTAAAGGTGATCATCCATATGGCTGGAGTGGACAAGGTCAAATTGGTCCGTTTAAAGGATTAAGCGCAGCTATAAACAATGCACATGCTCAAAACATGGATACACTCTCTCAAACAACAATAAGTAACGAAATCCTAAATATAGATAAAGAGCTTTACTTGGGTACTATTTTACAAAACGCGGCTAGGAAAAAGTATCGATATGACCCCGAGTCAGGGGAAAAACCTTCAGAGTTTTTTGCAAAAGTTGATCCAACACCAGGAGCTGAAGGAGTAAACACTTTAATACCAGCACCCACTTATCCAAGACCTTCTTTTGTAACAAGTGTTGGCTTATTTTCCAGTTCTGATGGTTATAAAGCCTGGGAGCAACAAAATGCAATGTCTGCGTTTATGAATTCTTTGTATCCTCCTAAAACAAATATAAAATCTGATGAAAAAACAGTAGAAGAGGGAAGAAGGGTTTTTGTAAAAGCAGGATGTATAACATGCCACGGAGGTAATTATTTAACAAATAATAAATTAATACCAACTGAAGAGATCAAAACAGATAATTCTAGAGCTAAAGGATTTCAAGCAGCAGAGAATTATTTTAGCTTACCTTCCATATATGATCCTAGTACTCCAGTGCCATTACCTGAAAATCCAGTTGTGATGGAAATCCCGTTGACAAAAGAACAAAATGAGCAACTAAGACTTGGGTGGGCGCAAGGTGGAACAAATGGTGCTTATAAAACAACTAGCTTAATTGGTTTAAACTGGAGTGCACCTTATCTGCATGATGGTGGAGTTGCAGTTGGTAAAGACCTTGTGAATGAAGTTGGTGTACCTGGTACTATTTTGAGTAATAAAAAACCTGATCCTCGCAATAGTTTGTTAGCAATGATTGATTCCTCATTAAGGAAAAAGGTCATTAAGACAAATAATGAAAATCACAATTTAAAAACGGCTCATGTAAGTGGAAAAGGACATGAGTTTTGGGTTGATTCCTCAACAGGATTTACAAAAGAACAGCAACAAGCATTGATCGATTATTTATTAAAGGTGTCCGATTAA
- a CDS encoding PAS domain S-box protein — MKKYKILIGYVLFSFIWILVTDNVLVTINISKEALLVFQNIKGFIFVLITSFFIYYLVLKREAYITEKQEKTKLSLLINSMVDFVNFKDGEGRWTRANDFALRLFQIENVNYIGKKDSELAEYTEFYAEALRYCETSDEQAWLEGKPSRCIEIIPMPDGTTKTFDTIKIPSFYENGSRKELVVMGRDVTEKVEAEKKLAESEQRYKSLFEFNPELVYMINLDGKLTDVNEHFVRFTGFDKEKFINKSVLPLIATKDHSRVREAFKSVIYHNTPWINEEIEMIQKDRSVKVLRCTSVPMIINEKTVGVIGYAVDITKQKETELLLLKSEKLSVVGELAASVAHEIRNPLTSLKGFVQMLQADSTENKHYYSIMLDELERINVISSELLVLAKPQKIQFQKVNINHLLADVQQLLKSEANLYGVTLDVEVNTSIPLIDCEPNQLKQLFINIIKNSIEASANYVTVTVGMVNNQNIDITFKDNGCGIDEDRLQHLGEPFYSMKEKGTGLGLTVSYRIVEFHKGKISFKSVVNEGTEVNVLLPATKP, encoded by the coding sequence TTGAAAAAATACAAAATTCTTATTGGTTATGTTTTGTTTAGTTTTATATGGATTTTAGTTACTGACAATGTTTTGGTTACTATAAATATATCAAAAGAAGCTTTATTAGTATTTCAAAATATCAAGGGCTTTATTTTTGTTTTAATAACTAGTTTTTTCATATACTATTTGGTCTTAAAAAGAGAAGCCTATATAACGGAAAAACAAGAAAAGACAAAGCTATCATTGTTAATTAATTCGATGGTTGACTTTGTTAATTTTAAGGATGGAGAAGGCCGGTGGACAAGGGCAAATGATTTTGCTTTAAGGCTTTTTCAGATTGAAAACGTAAATTATATTGGGAAAAAAGATTCCGAGCTTGCTGAGTATACGGAATTTTATGCTGAAGCACTTAGGTATTGTGAAACTTCAGATGAACAGGCTTGGCTAGAAGGAAAACCAAGTAGATGTATTGAAATAATACCAATGCCTGATGGTACGACTAAAACCTTTGATACGATAAAGATTCCTAGTTTTTATGAAAATGGTTCGCGAAAAGAATTAGTTGTTATGGGAAGAGATGTAACAGAAAAGGTAGAAGCTGAAAAGAAGCTTGCTGAAAGTGAACAACGATATAAATCACTATTTGAATTTAACCCTGAACTTGTTTATATGATCAACTTAGATGGCAAGCTTACTGATGTGAATGAACATTTTGTTCGTTTTACCGGTTTTGATAAAGAGAAATTTATCAATAAATCCGTTTTGCCTCTAATAGCAACCAAAGACCATTCTAGAGTTAGAGAGGCATTTAAAAGCGTTATTTATCACAATACACCATGGATTAACGAAGAAATTGAAATGATCCAAAAAGATCGTTCAGTTAAAGTTTTAAGATGTACTTCTGTGCCGATGATTATAAATGAAAAAACGGTAGGGGTTATCGGCTATGCAGTTGACATTACAAAACAAAAAGAAACAGAGTTATTGCTTCTAAAATCAGAAAAATTATCTGTAGTCGGAGAATTAGCGGCGAGTGTTGCTCATGAGATACGTAATCCTTTAACATCTTTAAAAGGCTTCGTTCAAATGCTTCAGGCAGATTCTACTGAAAATAAACATTATTATAGTATAATGCTTGATGAACTAGAACGGATTAACGTCATATCAAGCGAATTATTAGTACTTGCTAAACCTCAAAAAATACAGTTTCAAAAGGTTAATATAAATCATCTCTTAGCAGATGTTCAGCAATTACTAAAATCTGAAGCGAATTTATATGGTGTTACATTGGATGTTGAGGTTAATACTTCCATTCCTTTAATTGATTGTGAGCCTAATCAATTAAAACAACTCTTTATTAATATAATAAAAAATTCAATTGAAGCATCAGCAAATTATGTTACAGTTACAGTTGGAATGGTTAACAATCAGAATATTGATATTACTTTTAAAGATAATGGCTGTGGCATTGATGAAGATCGGTTGCAGCATCTTGGTGAACCATTTTATTCTATGAAAGAAAAAGGGACTGGTCTTGGTCTGACAGTTAGTTATAGAATTGTTGAGTTTCATAAAGGGAAGATTTCATTCAAGAGTGTCGTTAATGAAGGCACTGAGGTGAACGTATTACTTCCTGCGACAAAACCCTAA
- a CDS encoding LysR family transcriptional regulator, with product MELRQLRYFMEVAEREHVSEAAQYLHVAQSAISRQIANLEAELGVTLFEREGRNVKLTPIGKVFLTHTKTAMKAIDYAKKQIDEYLDPERGTIKIGFPTSLASHLLPTVISAFKDKHPNVAFHLRQGSYKFLIDSVVNREIDLAFLGPVPQNNPEVEGTILFTESISALIPSSHHLASKSSILLNELRNDSFVLFPRGFVLQEIVVESCKQAGFVPNISSVGEDLDAIKGLVSAGMGVTLLPESTFHESIPRFTVKIPIELPLVRRSVGIIVSKKRDLAPSEKVFYKFVKDFFSMLEQYQ from the coding sequence ATGGAATTACGACAATTACGTTATTTTATGGAAGTAGCCGAGCGTGAGCATGTATCTGAAGCTGCTCAATATTTACATGTTGCTCAATCTGCGATAAGTAGACAAATTGCTAATCTTGAAGCGGAATTAGGTGTTACCTTATTTGAAAGAGAAGGTCGAAATGTCAAGCTTACACCGATTGGAAAGGTGTTTCTTACTCATACAAAAACTGCAATGAAAGCAATTGATTATGCGAAAAAACAAATCGATGAGTACTTAGACCCAGAGAGAGGAACAATTAAGATTGGATTTCCAACAAGTCTTGCTAGTCACTTGTTGCCAACCGTTATATCAGCATTTAAGGATAAACATCCAAATGTTGCCTTTCATTTGCGTCAAGGCTCCTATAAATTTTTAATTGATTCTGTTGTGAACCGTGAAATTGATTTAGCATTTTTAGGGCCAGTCCCTCAAAATAATCCTGAAGTTGAAGGAACAATTTTATTTACAGAGAGCATTTCTGCTTTAATACCATCATCACACCATCTAGCATCAAAAAGCAGTATTCTGCTTAATGAGTTAAGAAATGACTCTTTTGTTCTTTTCCCTAGAGGATTTGTTTTACAAGAAATTGTGGTGGAATCTTGTAAGCAAGCAGGATTTGTTCCAAACATTTCTTCTGTAGGAGAAGATTTGGACGCTATCAAAGGTTTAGTTTCAGCAGGAATGGGTGTTACTTTGTTGCCAGAAAGTACATTTCATGAGTCCATCCCCCGCTTTACAGTAAAAATACCAATTGAACTTCCGTTAGTTAGACGTTCAGTTGGTATTATCGTTTCTAAGAAAAGAGATCTTGCACCTTCGGAAAAAGTGTTTTATAAGTTTGTAAAAGACTTTTTCTCGATGCTAGAGCAATATCAATAA